The following are from one region of the Coffea eugenioides isolate CCC68of chromosome 2, Ceug_1.0, whole genome shotgun sequence genome:
- the LOC113763892 gene encoding putative RING-type E3 ubiquitin transferase C3H69 isoform X1, with product MSKKRVQCKFFAHGACLKGDHCEFLHDWNAPQNNICTFYQKGACAYGSRCRYEHVKVSRPLSSASSSSSSSSANPSQYLQSKSILAAHPSGAPSVVIGHASGATADSSLASRSMLPTTKPAGGEMVRHEDVSEFSDFGETKSRNPADQPICSFAAAGHCPRGEMCPHIHGDLCPTCEKHCLHPFRPEEREDHVKLCERRQKNLDALKHSQEIECSVCLERVLSKPTAAERKFGILSECDHPFCISCIRNWRSSSPASGMDVNSALRACPICRKLSYFVIPSVIWYSTKEEKQEIVDSYKGKLRSIDCKHFDFGNGTCPFGTSCFYKHTVKPGSYLWNSTLMPDLYRTRFMDSDEEECLSETVNKNALLYLFEHFYSPHISAGVEEDFSSEDSENEMAEELAFMMMLGL from the exons ATGTCCAAAAAGAG GGTCCAATGCAAGTTCTTTGCTCATGGGGCATGTCTAAAAGGGGATCACTGTGAATTTTTGCATGACTGGAATGCCCCACAGAATAAT ATATGTACTTTCTACCAAAAAGGAGCTTGTGCTTATGGGAGCCGGTGTAGATACGAACATGTGAAAGTTTCTCGCCCTTTATCATcagcttcatcttcatcttcatcttcatcagcaaatccttctcaatacTTACAATCAAAATCCATTTTGGCTGCTCATCCTTCTGGAGCTCCTTCAGTTGTTATTGGTCATGCTTCAGGTGCTACTGCTGACAGTTCCTTGGCAAGCAGATCAATGTTGCCTACAACTAAACCAGCCGGGGGAGAAATGGTTAGGCATGAGGATGTATCAGAATTTAGTGACTTTGGAGAGACAAAGAGTCGAAATCCAGCTGATCAACCAATCTGTTCTTTTGCTGCTGCTGGCCATTGTCCTCGTGGTGAAATGTGCCCCCATATTCATGGAGACCTATGTCCAACTTGTGAGAAACATTGTTTACATCCCTTTAGGCCTGAGGAGAGGGAAGACCATGTTAAATTATGTGAGAGAAGGCAAAAGAACCTGGATGCATTAAAGCATAGTCAAGAAATAGAGTGTAGTGTCTGCCTTGAACGTGTACTATCGAAGCCCACAGCAGCTGAACGGAAGTTTGGAATACTTTCGGAGTGTGATCATCCATTCTGTATATCTTGTATTAGGAACTGGCGCAGTAGTTCTCCAGCATCTGGAATGGATGTGAATTCTGCACTTAGGGCCTGCCCTATATGCAGAAAGCTCTCTTACTTTGTCATCCCTAGTGTTATTTGGTATTCTACCAAGGAAGAAAAGCAAGAGATCGTTGACAGCTATAAAGGAAAACTCAG GTCTATTGACTGTAAGCACTTTGATTTTGGAAATGGAACTTGCCCATTCGGGACTAGTTGTTTCTACAAG CATACTGTCAAGCCAGGCTCATATCTATGGAATTCTACTCTGATGCCTGATCTATACCGCACAAGGTTTATGGATTCAGATGAAGAAGAATGTCTCTCTGAAACTGTGAATAAAAATGCTTTGCTGTATCTGTTTGAGCACTTTTACAGTCCTCATATTTCAGCCGGAGTAGAAGAGGATTTTAGCTCTGAAGATTCAGAAAATGAAATGGCTGAAGAACTGGCGTTTATGATGATGTTGGGGCTTTAG
- the LOC113763892 gene encoding putative RING-type E3 ubiquitin transferase C3H69 isoform X2, producing the protein MSKKRVQCKFFAHGACLKGDHCEFLHDWNAPQNNICTFYQKGACAYGSRCRYEHVKVSRPLSSASSSSSSSSANPSQYLQSKSILAAHPSGAPSVVIGHASGATADSSLASRSMLPTTKPAGGEMVRHEDVSEFSDFGETKSRNPADQPICSFAAAGHCPRGEMCPHIHGDLCPTCEKHCLHPFRPEEREDHVKLCERRQKNLDALKHSQEIECSVCLERVLSKPTAAERKFGILSECDHPFCISCIRNWRSSSPASGMDVNSALRACPICRKLSYFVIPSVIWYSTKEEKQEIVDSYKGKLRSIDCKHFDFGNGTCPFGTSCFYKHAYRDGRLEEVVLRHLGAEDGQTVIAKNIRLSDFLSNFQIR; encoded by the exons ATGTCCAAAAAGAG GGTCCAATGCAAGTTCTTTGCTCATGGGGCATGTCTAAAAGGGGATCACTGTGAATTTTTGCATGACTGGAATGCCCCACAGAATAAT ATATGTACTTTCTACCAAAAAGGAGCTTGTGCTTATGGGAGCCGGTGTAGATACGAACATGTGAAAGTTTCTCGCCCTTTATCATcagcttcatcttcatcttcatcttcatcagcaaatccttctcaatacTTACAATCAAAATCCATTTTGGCTGCTCATCCTTCTGGAGCTCCTTCAGTTGTTATTGGTCATGCTTCAGGTGCTACTGCTGACAGTTCCTTGGCAAGCAGATCAATGTTGCCTACAACTAAACCAGCCGGGGGAGAAATGGTTAGGCATGAGGATGTATCAGAATTTAGTGACTTTGGAGAGACAAAGAGTCGAAATCCAGCTGATCAACCAATCTGTTCTTTTGCTGCTGCTGGCCATTGTCCTCGTGGTGAAATGTGCCCCCATATTCATGGAGACCTATGTCCAACTTGTGAGAAACATTGTTTACATCCCTTTAGGCCTGAGGAGAGGGAAGACCATGTTAAATTATGTGAGAGAAGGCAAAAGAACCTGGATGCATTAAAGCATAGTCAAGAAATAGAGTGTAGTGTCTGCCTTGAACGTGTACTATCGAAGCCCACAGCAGCTGAACGGAAGTTTGGAATACTTTCGGAGTGTGATCATCCATTCTGTATATCTTGTATTAGGAACTGGCGCAGTAGTTCTCCAGCATCTGGAATGGATGTGAATTCTGCACTTAGGGCCTGCCCTATATGCAGAAAGCTCTCTTACTTTGTCATCCCTAGTGTTATTTGGTATTCTACCAAGGAAGAAAAGCAAGAGATCGTTGACAGCTATAAAGGAAAACTCAG GTCTATTGACTGTAAGCACTTTGATTTTGGAAATGGAACTTGCCCATTCGGGACTAGTTGTTTCTACAAG CATGCATATCGTGATGGTCGTCTGGAGGAAGTAGTTCTACGCCATCTTGGGGCTGAAGATGGACAAACTGTGATTGCCAAAAATATTAG gcTCTCTGATTTCCTCAGTAACTTCCAAATAAGATGA